In Ruminococcaceae bacterium BL-6, a genomic segment contains:
- a CDS encoding Phosphohydrolase, with product MNFNVNEMLISLSFTLDFVEQELISDVSNHGRRVAYIAARIGRKLNLNDRDLFDLISYALLHDNGITGARMFGPRSLLEIEQIRQHCIQGEKNVRFFPFFHPVPNVILYHNEYCDGSGFFGRKGNEIPLYSRVIALSDFTAIQYVSGKSPEEILDTVKRESRKFDPGLTDLFFELGANVEFWLSMNSMFVGEALSLLIPQVKREFSYCDIRRISQIFSCIIDEKSPFTGAHSRGISEKTGILCRHYGYDEQTYWKMRIAADLHDLGKIMVPNSILDKPGSLTPAEVSVVQSHPFYTRKALEVISGFEDITDWAANHHEKLNGTGYPYGFTREQLDFNSRMLACIDIYQALTEDRPYRGGMSHKQAVGIMRDMARMDLIEPSIVEDISQIFRDEGGEQSPELKCAT from the coding sequence TTGAATTTTAATGTCAATGAAATGTTGATCTCGCTTTCGTTTACGCTGGATTTTGTCGAGCAGGAACTCATCAGCGACGTTTCCAACCACGGCCGCCGCGTCGCATATATCGCCGCGCGGATCGGGCGGAAGCTGAATCTGAACGACCGGGACCTGTTCGATCTGATCTCTTACGCGCTGCTGCACGACAACGGCATCACCGGCGCGCGGATGTTCGGGCCGCGCAGCCTGCTGGAAATCGAGCAGATCCGTCAGCACTGCATCCAGGGGGAGAAAAACGTCCGGTTTTTCCCGTTTTTCCATCCGGTGCCGAATGTGATCCTCTATCATAACGAATACTGCGACGGAAGCGGATTTTTCGGCAGAAAGGGAAACGAAATCCCGCTTTACTCGCGCGTCATCGCGCTTTCGGATTTTACGGCGATCCAGTACGTTTCCGGGAAAAGCCCGGAAGAAATCCTCGATACGGTCAAAAGGGAATCCCGAAAATTCGACCCTGGCCTCACGGACCTCTTTTTCGAGCTCGGCGCAAACGTGGAATTCTGGCTCAGTATGAATTCCATGTTCGTCGGCGAGGCGCTCAGCCTGCTGATCCCGCAGGTCAAGCGGGAGTTCAGCTATTGCGATATCCGGAGGATCTCCCAGATCTTCAGCTGTATCATCGACGAGAAATCGCCGTTCACGGGGGCGCATTCCCGCGGAATCAGCGAAAAGACGGGGATTCTGTGCCGGCATTACGGCTATGACGAGCAGACCTACTGGAAAATGAGGATCGCCGCGGATCTGCACGACCTCGGGAAGATCATGGTCCCCAACAGCATTCTGGACAAACCCGGCAGCCTGACACCCGCGGAGGTTTCCGTGGTTCAGTCCCATCCGTTTTACACCCGGAAGGCGCTGGAGGTGATTTCCGGCTTTGAGGATATCACGGACTGGGCCGCGAACCACCATGAAAAGCTGAACGGAACGGGATATCCGTACGGCTTTACGCGGGAGCAGCTCGATTTCAATTCCAGAATGCTCGCGTGCATCGACATTTACCAGGCGCTGACGGAAGACAGGCCCTACCGCGGCGGAATGTCCCACAAACAGGCGGTGGGCATCATGAGGGATATGGCGCGCATGGATTTGATCGAGCCGTCAATCGTCGAGGACATCAGTCAGATCTTTCGCGATGAGGGCGGGGAACAATCCCCCGAATTGAAATGCGCGACGTGA
- a CDS encoding DegV family protein, producing the protein MIKITADSTCDLSPELLKRWNITLAPLHILAGSQTFRDGVDITPPDIFRYVEQEGKMCRTAAVNIAEYKALFEEMSKKYDAVIHICISSFFSSCYQNACLAAAEFPNVHVIDSLNLSTGSGHLVCDAAEMAEAGMEPQEICTRLKEIVPKIDASFVIDRLDYLHKGGRCSGLAAQGAKLLQIKPCIEVTGGKMQVGKKYRGTFIHCLEQYVKDRLTQSEAIDDRRVFITHPLCSKEAVAAVRAALARYSSFREIIETHAGCTVSCHCGPDTLGILYQRK; encoded by the coding sequence ATGATTAAGATAACCGCAGACAGCACCTGCGACCTCTCCCCCGAACTGCTGAAAAGATGGAACATCACGCTGGCGCCGCTTCATATTCTGGCCGGAAGCCAAACCTTTCGGGACGGCGTCGACATCACCCCGCCGGACATCTTCCGGTATGTGGAGCAGGAAGGAAAAATGTGCCGCACCGCCGCGGTAAACATAGCCGAATACAAGGCCCTTTTTGAAGAGATGTCCAAAAAATACGACGCGGTGATCCACATCTGCATCAGCTCGTTCTTTTCCTCCTGCTATCAGAACGCCTGCCTTGCGGCGGCGGAATTTCCAAACGTGCACGTGATCGACTCGCTGAACCTTTCCACCGGCAGCGGCCACCTGGTGTGCGATGCGGCGGAAATGGCCGAAGCCGGCATGGAGCCGCAGGAAATCTGCACCCGGCTCAAAGAGATCGTCCCCAAAATAGACGCCAGCTTCGTGATCGACCGCCTGGACTATCTGCACAAGGGCGGGCGCTGCTCCGGCCTGGCAGCCCAGGGCGCGAAGCTCCTTCAGATCAAGCCCTGCATCGAAGTGACCGGCGGGAAAATGCAGGTGGGAAAAAAGTACCGCGGAACCTTCATCCATTGTCTGGAGCAATACGTGAAGGACAGGCTGACCCAGAGCGAAGCCATCGACGACAGGCGGGTGTTCATCACGCATCCCCTCTGTTCCAAGGAGGCTGTCGCGGCGGTGAGGGCGGCGCTCGCCCGCTATTCCAGCTTCCGGGAGATCATCGAGACCCACGCCGGATGCACGGTTTCGTGCCACTGCGGGCCGGACACGCTCGGAATTCTGTATCAGCGCAAATAA
- a CDS encoding Radical SAM protein, producing MIEKVGSAAMKLAYSYLDANPEKNIPKILNWVDLLDRDDIFKSQRNTFRKVIEDKNNNWYRLLLSLWDDVDSGVRKKVFENFLINATVLGCKRQDELKEVYDCNIPWAILMDPTSACNLHCIGCWAADYGNRLSMDLKTLDKIILQGKELGIYFYIYSGGEPLVRKDDIIRLCEKHSDCMFLAFTNATLIDDAFADEMLRVKNFIPAISVEGFEEDTDSRRGKGTYQAVVRAMEILKRRKLPFGASCCYTRNNTQTIGSEKFFDDLIGKGAKFAWFFTYMPVGNDASPELMATADQREFMYHQIREFRNTKPLFTMDFWNDGEYVDGCIAGGRRYLHINAAGDIEPCAFIHYADSNIHEKTLLEALRSPLFMQYRKNQPFNHNQLRPCPLLDNPGRLTQMVEKSGAKSTDMVSPEDVRELTGKCVDAAKNWSVTAKRLWEESHPEDSADAKASEEQKTAV from the coding sequence ATGATCGAAAAAGTGGGTTCTGCGGCGATGAAACTCGCCTATTCCTATCTGGACGCCAACCCTGAAAAAAACATACCGAAAATTCTGAACTGGGTTGACCTGCTTGACCGGGATGACATTTTTAAAAGCCAGCGGAATACGTTCCGTAAAGTCATTGAAGATAAAAACAACAACTGGTACCGTCTTCTTCTCAGCCTTTGGGACGACGTCGATTCCGGCGTGCGCAAAAAGGTGTTTGAAAACTTCCTGATCAACGCGACCGTGCTCGGCTGCAAGCGGCAGGATGAGCTGAAAGAGGTTTACGACTGCAACATCCCGTGGGCCATCCTGATGGACCCCACCTCCGCCTGCAACCTGCACTGCATCGGATGCTGGGCGGCCGACTACGGCAACCGTCTTTCCATGGATTTGAAAACTCTGGACAAAATTATCCTGCAGGGCAAAGAGCTCGGCATCTATTTTTACATCTATTCCGGCGGCGAGCCGCTCGTGCGCAAGGATGACATTATCAGGCTCTGCGAAAAGCACAGCGACTGCATGTTTTTGGCGTTTACCAACGCGACGCTGATCGACGACGCGTTCGCCGACGAGATGCTCCGCGTCAAGAACTTCATTCCCGCCATCAGCGTGGAGGGATTCGAAGAGGACACCGACTCAAGGCGCGGGAAGGGCACCTATCAGGCCGTCGTCCGCGCGATGGAGATTCTGAAGCGCAGAAAGCTGCCGTTCGGCGCTTCCTGCTGCTACACCAGGAACAACACGCAGACCATCGGCAGCGAAAAGTTCTTCGACGACCTGATCGGCAAGGGCGCGAAATTCGCGTGGTTCTTCACCTATATGCCGGTCGGGAACGACGCTTCGCCCGAGCTGATGGCCACGGCGGACCAGCGCGAATTCATGTACCATCAGATCCGCGAATTCCGCAATACCAAGCCCTTGTTCACGATGGACTTCTGGAACGACGGCGAATATGTGGACGGCTGCATCGCCGGCGGCAGAAGATACCTTCATATCAATGCGGCCGGGGACATCGAGCCGTGCGCGTTCATCCATTACGCGGATTCCAACATCCATGAAAAGACACTGCTGGAAGCCCTTCGCTCCCCCCTGTTCATGCAGTACCGCAAGAACCAGCCGTTCAACCACAATCAGCTGCGCCCCTGCCCCCTGCTGGACAACCCGGGACGCCTGACCCAGATGGTGGAAAAATCCGGGGCGAAATCGACCGACATGGTCAGCCCGGAGGATGTCCGCGAACTGACCGGAAAATGCGTCGATGCGGCGAAGAACTGGTCGGTCACGGCAAAACGCCTGTGGGAGGAATCGCATCCGGAAGACAGCGCCGATGCGAAAGCTTCGGAAGAACAGAAGACCGCTGTATAA
- a CDS encoding conserved protein of unknown function (Evidence 4 : Unknown function but conserved in other organisms), whose protein sequence is MELQHRLIRQAINIAVSKALDDMRGNTRRSLRNLIELGLLFSRSENQRCFFGLVQQAVSEGNNRYYRLASRVIQDVDPDTLKTVGINLGYSSLVHGAHQLQKKQIAENCALPWMVVFDARRCECVSFELLGRLISEGRKIGICTYVFRAGKQEEMLPFCSMAAGFEECMFFLEAPFDFLQNPETAECLGGFPNLAVAVDMTCGDFGREDAQNAFSLLRKNRCLYGYWMDYGEDERAEAISRRLVSEAIGLGNVFGVYVPKIGVSAAARNEVFSEICSKRKEKGQPLILLDWVGDMRFIGEKIRSGMGYFVLDSLTAPKDGEMAPGLLELLKRKARGGIRLSPAAR, encoded by the coding sequence TTGGAGCTTCAGCACCGATTGATCCGGCAGGCAATCAATATTGCGGTCAGCAAGGCTTTGGATGATATGCGCGGGAATACAAGGCGCAGCCTTAGAAATTTAATCGAACTCGGCCTGCTCTTTTCCAGAAGCGAAAACCAAAGGTGCTTTTTCGGGCTGGTTCAACAGGCCGTGTCCGAGGGGAACAACCGTTATTACAGGCTGGCTTCCAGGGTGATTCAGGATGTCGACCCCGATACGCTGAAAACCGTGGGGATCAACCTGGGGTACAGCAGCCTGGTGCACGGGGCGCACCAGCTGCAGAAAAAACAGATTGCGGAAAACTGCGCCCTGCCGTGGATGGTGGTATTCGACGCGCGCAGGTGCGAATGCGTCAGCTTTGAGCTTTTGGGTCGCCTGATTTCCGAGGGGCGCAAAATCGGGATCTGCACTTATGTTTTCCGCGCCGGGAAACAGGAGGAGATGCTGCCCTTCTGCAGCATGGCGGCCGGGTTTGAAGAATGCATGTTCTTTCTGGAAGCCCCCTTCGATTTCCTGCAAAACCCCGAAACGGCGGAGTGCCTGGGCGGCTTTCCCAATCTTGCCGTCGCGGTCGACATGACCTGCGGGGATTTCGGGCGGGAGGACGCGCAAAACGCGTTTTCCCTGCTGAGAAAGAACCGGTGCCTGTACGGTTACTGGATGGATTACGGGGAGGATGAGCGGGCCGAGGCGATTTCCCGCCGCCTGGTTTCCGAAGCGATCGGGCTCGGGAATGTGTTCGGCGTCTATGTGCCTAAAATCGGGGTGTCCGCTGCCGCCAGAAACGAGGTCTTTTCCGAAATCTGTTCCAAACGGAAAGAAAAGGGACAGCCGTTGATCCTGCTCGACTGGGTCGGGGACATGAGGTTCATCGGCGAAAAGATCCGCTCCGGCATGGGCTATTTTGTGCTGGATTCCCTCACGGCGCCGAAGGACGGGGAGATGGCGCCCGGCCTGCTCGAGCTTCTGAAACGGAAGGCGCGCGGCGGCATCCGCCTGTCCCCCGCTGCAAGATGA
- a CDS encoding Dihydroxyacetone kinase transcriptional activator DhaS, whose product MSESNITKLALASSLKELMSKRDFSKISVRNIVENCGVTRQAFYYHFQDKYDLMNWIYYTETARFVTRYGSVENWTNGIRDLCLYMQKNKTFYINALNTVGQNSFQEYLFHYIRDLLVSVIEKIKNTECLEKKWDFFAEFTATAFVGLIRRWANSGMQEDPAEFIAEIRKIFDGSILRELEDNEKQNEKSRKGEAPEKERS is encoded by the coding sequence ATGTCGGAATCGAATATCACAAAACTCGCTCTCGCCTCTTCCCTGAAGGAACTGATGAGCAAAAGGGATTTCAGTAAAATCTCCGTCAGGAACATCGTGGAGAACTGCGGGGTGACAAGGCAGGCGTTTTATTACCATTTTCAGGATAAATACGACCTGATGAACTGGATCTACTACACGGAAACCGCCCGCTTTGTGACGCGGTACGGCTCCGTGGAAAACTGGACGAACGGGATCCGGGACCTGTGCCTTTACATGCAGAAAAACAAAACGTTCTACATCAATGCGCTGAATACCGTCGGGCAGAACTCCTTTCAGGAATATCTGTTCCATTACATACGGGACCTTCTGGTTTCGGTCATCGAGAAGATCAAGAATACGGAATGCCTGGAAAAAAAGTGGGATTTTTTCGCGGAATTCACCGCCACCGCCTTTGTGGGGCTGATCCGGCGCTGGGCGAATTCCGGGATGCAGGAAGACCCCGCGGAATTCATTGCGGAGATCCGGAAAATCTTCGATGGAAGCATCCTACGCGAGCTGGAGGACAACGAAAAGCAGAACGAAAAGAGCCGGAAAGGCGAAGCGCCGGAAAAAGAGCGATCATAA
- a CDS encoding Ferritin encodes MLNEKIVKLLNNQINQEFYSAYLYLDFSNYYKDEGLDGFSSWFNIQAQEERDHAMLMLQYLQNNDEKITLEAVAKPAAGPFSDHAAPLHASLEHEQYVTGLIHYIYEEAYAVKDFRTMQFLDWFVKEQGEEENNAETQIKKMKLFGSDAKGLYQLDQEMGARVYAAPTLVL; translated from the coding sequence ATGCTGAACGAAAAAATTGTAAAGCTTTTGAATAATCAGATCAACCAGGAATTCTATTCCGCCTATCTGTATCTCGATTTCTCCAACTACTATAAGGATGAGGGGCTCGACGGCTTTTCCAGCTGGTTCAATATCCAGGCGCAGGAAGAGCGCGACCATGCGATGCTGATGCTCCAGTATCTTCAGAACAACGACGAGAAGATCACGCTGGAAGCGGTCGCAAAGCCGGCGGCCGGCCCGTTTTCCGACCACGCCGCGCCGCTGCACGCGTCGCTGGAGCACGAGCAGTATGTCACCGGGCTGATCCACTACATTTACGAGGAAGCGTATGCCGTCAAGGATTTCAGGACCATGCAGTTCCTCGACTGGTTTGTCAAGGAACAGGGCGAGGAAGAAAACAACGCGGAGACGCAGATCAAGAAGATGAAGCTGTTCGGCTCCGACGCCAAGGGGCTTTATCAGCTGGATCAGGAAATGGGCGCGCGGGTTTACGCGGCACCGACGCTTGTGCTGTAA
- a CDS encoding conserved protein of unknown function (Evidence 4 : Unknown function but conserved in other organisms) has protein sequence MKADDLHDLIRRSSSTRRYFLSLPVGMQMDLHEKNEHIRTAEELHRFVDYLNSTGFQ, from the coding sequence ATGAAAGCGGACGATCTTCACGATCTGATCCGGCGCAGCAGCAGCACGAGAAGATATTTTCTCTCCCTTCCGGTCGGCATGCAGATGGATCTGCACGAAAAGAACGAACACATCCGAACGGCGGAAGAGCTGCACCGGTTTGTCGATTATCTGAACAGCACGGGATTCCAGTAA
- a CDS encoding ZIP zinc transporter, translating into MNSVLWAVYGTGFTFFMTALGAAMVFFFRGAVRKGVQHVFLGFAAGVMIAASVWSLLIPAIDQAEEQGMAGWVPAAGGFVLGGLFLLALDSLLPHLHLGETKPEGVSSSFKRTTLLVFAVTLHNIPEGMAVGLAFALAAQSTGDASFSAAVALALGIGIQNFPEGAAISLPLREEGLGTGKAFVGGVLSGIVEPIFGILTVLVAGSVTPLMPWLLAFAAGAMIYVVVEELIPEANQGEHSNMGTLGVMFGFLVMMILDVALG; encoded by the coding sequence ATGAATTCTGTTTTATGGGCGGTTTACGGAACCGGGTTTACCTTCTTCATGACGGCGCTCGGCGCGGCAATGGTCTTTTTCTTCCGGGGCGCCGTGCGCAAAGGGGTCCAGCATGTTTTTCTGGGATTCGCGGCGGGCGTGATGATCGCGGCATCCGTCTGGTCGCTGCTGATCCCGGCCATCGACCAGGCGGAAGAGCAGGGGATGGCCGGCTGGGTCCCGGCGGCGGGCGGCTTCGTCCTGGGCGGCCTTTTCCTGCTTGCGCTGGACAGCCTGCTGCCGCACCTCCATCTGGGCGAAACGAAGCCCGAGGGCGTTTCCTCCTCGTTCAAAAGGACGACGCTGCTCGTGTTCGCCGTGACCCTGCATAATATTCCGGAAGGGATGGCGGTCGGCCTGGCGTTTGCGCTGGCAGCGCAGAGCACGGGGGACGCGTCGTTTTCGGCGGCGGTGGCGCTCGCCCTCGGGATCGGCATCCAGAATTTTCCGGAGGGCGCGGCCATCTCCCTGCCCCTGCGGGAAGAGGGGCTCGGAACCGGGAAGGCGTTCGTCGGCGGGGTCCTTTCCGGCATTGTGGAGCCGATTTTCGGGATTCTGACCGTGCTGGTCGCGGGCAGCGTCACGCCGCTGATGCCGTGGCTGCTCGCGTTCGCGGCGGGCGCCATGATCTATGTCGTCGTCGAGGAGCTGATTCCGGAAGCGAACCAGGGCGAGCATTCCAATATGGGGACCCTGGGCGTCATGTTCGGGTTCCTTGTCATGATGATCCTCGACGTCGCCCTCGGATAG
- the eno gene encoding enolase (Evidence 2a : Function from experimental evidences in other organisms; PubMedId : 8021172, 9588797, 12682299, 15301535, 19193632, 19215769, 25355936; Product type e : enzyme) has translation MAGQIRDIVGREILDSRGNPTVEAEVHLESGAAAGAAVPSGASTGQFEALELRDGDPARFGGKGVSKAVAHIDTVIREKLIGMDASDTAAIDAAMLELDGTREKSRLGANAILAVSLACAKAAAKEQGVPLYRFLGGVGADTLPVPMMNILNGGAHATNNVDIQEFMIMPVGAPDFHEGLRWCAEVFHALAAILKKEGLSTAVGDEGGYAPNLSSDEEAVQYLLRAVEKAGYQPYRDFVLAIDAASSEWQKEQGGYLLPKHQISYTADELISYWEKLADKYPIRSIEDALAEEDWDGWKKLTARLGGKLQLVGDDLFVTNTERLKKGIDSGCGNSILIKLNQIGSLSETLSAIKMAHSAGYTAIVSHRSGETEDTTIADLAVALNAGQIKTGAPSRSERVAKYNRLLRIEESLGASARYPGQDCFACR, from the coding sequence ATGGCAGGTCAAATCAGGGACATCGTCGGACGTGAAATTCTGGATTCCCGAGGGAATCCCACCGTGGAGGCCGAAGTCCATCTGGAAAGCGGCGCGGCGGCGGGGGCCGCGGTGCCGAGCGGCGCCTCCACCGGGCAGTTCGAGGCGCTGGAGCTGCGGGATGGCGATCCCGCCCGCTTCGGCGGGAAGGGGGTCTCGAAAGCGGTGGCCCATATCGACACCGTCATCCGGGAAAAGCTGATCGGGATGGATGCTTCGGATACCGCGGCGATCGACGCCGCCATGCTGGAGCTTGACGGAACCAGGGAGAAATCCCGCCTGGGGGCGAACGCGATCCTGGCTGTTTCGCTGGCCTGCGCGAAAGCCGCCGCAAAGGAGCAGGGAGTGCCGCTTTACCGCTTTCTGGGCGGCGTCGGCGCCGACACGCTTCCCGTTCCGATGATGAATATCCTGAACGGCGGGGCGCACGCGACGAACAACGTGGATATCCAGGAATTCATGATCATGCCGGTGGGCGCGCCGGATTTTCACGAGGGGCTGCGCTGGTGCGCCGAAGTGTTCCACGCGCTGGCCGCCATTCTGAAAAAAGAGGGCCTTTCCACCGCGGTGGGGGACGAGGGCGGTTATGCGCCCAACCTTTCCAGCGACGAAGAGGCGGTGCAGTATCTGCTGCGCGCCGTCGAGAAGGCCGGATATCAGCCCTATCGTGATTTCGTGCTCGCGATCGACGCCGCTTCCAGCGAGTGGCAGAAGGAACAGGGCGGCTATCTGCTGCCGAAGCACCAGATTTCCTATACGGCCGACGAGCTGATCTCTTACTGGGAAAAGCTCGCGGACAAATATCCGATCCGCTCCATCGAGGACGCGCTGGCGGAGGAGGACTGGGACGGCTGGAAAAAGCTGACCGCGCGGCTCGGCGGGAAGCTTCAGCTCGTGGGCGACGACCTTTTCGTCACAAACACCGAACGCCTGAAAAAGGGCATCGACAGCGGATGCGGAAACTCCATCCTCATCAAGCTCAATCAGATCGGCTCGCTCTCCGAAACGCTCAGCGCGATTAAAATGGCGCACAGCGCGGGATACACGGCGATCGTTTCCCACCGCTCGGGCGAGACGGAAGATACGACGATCGCCGACCTTGCGGTCGCCCTGAACGCGGGGCAGATCAAAACCGGGGCCCCGAGCCGCAGCGAGCGCGTCGCCAAATACAACCGCCTGCTGCGCATCGAGGAGTCGCTCGGCGCGTCCGCCCGCTACCCGGGGCAGGACTGCTTCGCCTGCAGATAA
- the glnA gene encoding glutamine synthetase (Evidence 2a : Function from experimental evidences in other organisms; PubMedId : 13737, 11719184, 12142436, 16055443, 16885465, 19233925, 19251843; Product type e : enzyme) translates to MGRHTKADIIRMIEENNVRFIRLQFTDIFGTLKNVVITGSQVEKALDNKCMFDGSSIEGFVRIEESDMYLHPDLDSFLIFPWSSQQGKTARLICDVYKPDGVPFEGDPRFILKKVLEKAARMGYAFNVGAECEFFLFNTDEFGHPTTVTHDTAGYFDLGPADLGESARRDICLVLEDMGLEIETSHHELATAQHEIDFKYGEALAAADNLMTFKMIVRTVANSHGLCASFMPKPISDQAGSGLHTNMSLFRDGRNAFYDPSAKTGLSTVVYHFIAGIIRHIKGTCAITNPLVNSYKRLVTGYEAPCYIAWTPGNRSALVRVPASRGEGTRVELRNPDPTANPYLEFAVLLAAGLQGIEEGLEAPPAVLANIYDMSPQEREKNGIGSLPTNLFEAVQAMKEDPFIAEVLGEHAYRKYLEAKEKEWQRFNSTVTQWEVQEYLNKF, encoded by the coding sequence TTGGGCAGGCATACCAAAGCTGATATTATCCGGATGATTGAAGAAAATAATGTCAGATTTATTCGGCTTCAGTTTACGGATATTTTCGGAACCCTGAAAAACGTGGTGATTACCGGCAGCCAGGTCGAAAAGGCGCTGGACAACAAATGCATGTTCGACGGGTCCTCCATTGAAGGCTTTGTCCGGATTGAAGAATCCGATATGTATTTGCACCCGGACCTCGATTCGTTTCTGATTTTCCCGTGGAGCAGCCAGCAGGGCAAAACGGCCCGGCTGATCTGCGACGTCTATAAGCCTGATGGCGTCCCGTTTGAGGGCGATCCGCGCTTTATTCTGAAAAAGGTTCTGGAAAAGGCCGCCCGAATGGGCTACGCCTTCAACGTCGGGGCGGAATGCGAGTTTTTCCTGTTCAATACCGATGAATTCGGGCACCCCACAACGGTGACGCACGATACCGCAGGATATTTCGATCTCGGCCCCGCCGATCTGGGTGAAAGCGCAAGGCGCGACATCTGCCTTGTGCTGGAAGATATGGGGCTCGAGATCGAAACCTCGCACCACGAGCTTGCGACGGCGCAGCACGAGATCGATTTCAAGTACGGCGAGGCGCTCGCCGCGGCCGACAATCTGATGACCTTCAAAATGATCGTGCGGACGGTCGCGAATTCCCACGGGCTTTGCGCCAGCTTTATGCCGAAGCCGATTTCCGACCAGGCGGGCTCGGGCCTGCACACGAACATGTCGCTGTTCCGGGACGGCCGGAACGCCTTTTACGACCCGTCGGCCAAAACGGGCCTGAGCACGGTCGTGTACCATTTCATCGCGGGGATCATCCGCCACATCAAGGGCACCTGCGCTATTACGAACCCGCTTGTCAATTCCTATAAACGGCTCGTCACGGGCTACGAGGCCCCCTGCTATATCGCGTGGACCCCGGGCAACCGCAGCGCCCTGGTGCGTGTCCCGGCAAGCCGCGGGGAGGGGACGCGCGTGGAACTGCGCAATCCCGACCCCACAGCGAACCCGTATCTGGAGTTTGCCGTGCTGCTTGCCGCGGGCCTTCAGGGGATCGAAGAGGGATTGGAAGCCCCGCCCGCCGTTCTGGCGAATATTTACGACATGTCGCCGCAGGAGCGGGAGAAAAACGGAATCGGCAGCCTGCCGACCAATCTGTTCGAGGCGGTGCAGGCCATGAAGGAAGACCCGTTCATCGCCGAGGTCCTCGGCGAGCACGCCTACCGCAAATATCTGGAAGCCAAGGAAAAGGAATGGCAGCGGTTCAACAGTACGGTGACCCAGTGGGAGGTACAGGAGTACCTGAACAAATTCTGA
- a CDS encoding ANTAR domain protein produces the protein MASVIIANSNKDSARRIGAVLKSSGLLLSGICTTGAQVMEMTNYHYRGGVVVCSLDLPDLPAADLPGMARNYDFLFIAKPFQAGMVPALESACLMTPLRKPELSASVYMFLNLSDPVSPAVKKKIASGALDAKEIVGRAKALLMERNYFTEPQAHRFLQKKSMDTGKKLAETAMVVLELF, from the coding sequence ATGGCCAGTGTGATTATCGCAAATTCAAATAAAGATTCCGCCAGAAGGATCGGGGCGGTTTTGAAATCCAGCGGGCTGCTGCTCAGCGGGATCTGCACCACGGGGGCCCAGGTCATGGAAATGACGAATTACCACTACCGCGGCGGCGTGGTGGTGTGCAGCCTGGACCTGCCGGATCTTCCGGCGGCGGACCTGCCCGGCATGGCCCGCAACTATGATTTCCTGTTTATCGCAAAGCCGTTTCAGGCGGGCATGGTGCCCGCGCTGGAATCCGCGTGCCTGATGACGCCGCTGCGAAAGCCGGAGCTTTCCGCTTCGGTGTACATGTTTCTCAATCTTTCCGACCCCGTCAGCCCGGCCGTCAAAAAAAAAATAGCGTCCGGCGCGCTGGATGCAAAGGAGATCGTCGGCCGGGCGAAGGCCCTGCTGATGGAGCGGAATTATTTCACGGAGCCGCAGGCGCACCGGTTTCTGCAGAAAAAGAGCATGGACACTGGCAAAAAGCTGGCGGAGACGGCTATGGTTGTATTGGAACTGTTCTAG